From the Candidatus Methylomirabilota bacterium genome, one window contains:
- a CDS encoding BON domain-containing protein, which translates to MLYGRTGGASLWETLRSVKDTSQDAATTSKVKTALLLSKHVSTFDIKATTSQGEVTLTGEVPTEGTRRLAGAIAQDTSGVAQVRNNLTVNPGAERNSDMANLGERVADLEIKTIIIDQLAQNPELKDKGLTVQVTKRIVTLDGTVDSPAQKRAADQIAIQVSGVQGLAGQLIVTNTQTSPESADDKLARGVEFELYSTRAVSLKNVQIRSQGGTVILTGAVTSRAEKLLAERVTQSVPGVKRVVNNLNAPEELSR; encoded by the coding sequence TTGCTCTATGGGCGCACCGGCGGGGCATCACTATGGGAGACGCTCCGCTCGGTCAAAGACACCTCGCAGGATGCGGCGACGACCTCCAAGGTCAAGACCGCGTTACTCCTCTCCAAGCACGTCTCGACGTTCGACATCAAGGCCACAACAAGTCAGGGTGAAGTCACCTTGACTGGAGAAGTCCCGACCGAGGGAACTCGGAGACTCGCCGGCGCTATTGCGCAGGACACCTCGGGCGTTGCGCAGGTCCGCAACAATCTCACCGTCAACCCCGGCGCCGAGCGTAACTCAGACATGGCGAACCTCGGCGAGCGCGTGGCGGACCTGGAAATTAAAACGATTATCATTGATCAACTCGCCCAGAATCCTGAGCTGAAGGACAAGGGCCTTACGGTTCAGGTCACCAAGCGGATCGTGACGCTAGATGGGACCGTTGACTCGCCCGCGCAGAAGCGCGCAGCCGATCAAATTGCGATACAGGTGTCTGGGGTGCAGGGCCTCGCAGGCCAACTCATTGTGACGAATACTCAGACGAGTCCGGAAAGTGCGGACGATAAATTGGCACGGGGTGTCGAGTTTGAGCTGTATTCGACAAGGGCCGTGTCGCTCAAGAACGTTCAGATCCGTTCACAGGGCGGCACGGTCATATTGACTGGCGCTGTCACATCGCGCGCGGAGAAACTGCTGGCGGAACGGGTGACCCAGTCTGTCCCAGGAGTGAAGAGAGTCGTCAACAATCTCAATGCACCAGAAGAGCTATCACGATAG